In Bacillus sp. Cs-700, one genomic interval encodes:
- a CDS encoding thiamine diphosphokinase yields MSSKHIYIVAGGPEEDLPTHLLKEKDVRWIGVDRGVYTLLKNGVIPEHGFGDFDSVSEEERKWMETHDLPFTVYPSEKDHTDLEIALDWAIDENPDAITMFGVTGGRLDHSWMNVQMLIKGVKANVSLSIEDKLNRLEMKEPGTYSAQKDARFPYMSFLSFTPEVTGLTLIGYRYPLIERHISWGSSLCISNELVEEIGSYSFSSGILLVVRSSDAEQV; encoded by the coding sequence ATGAGTTCAAAGCACATTTATATTGTGGCAGGAGGACCGGAAGAGGACCTTCCAACTCATCTTCTTAAAGAAAAAGATGTTAGGTGGATTGGGGTGGATCGTGGCGTTTATACACTATTAAAAAATGGTGTTATTCCTGAACATGGATTTGGGGATTTTGACTCAGTAAGCGAGGAAGAACGGAAATGGATGGAAACACATGATTTGCCTTTTACCGTTTATCCATCAGAAAAAGATCACACAGATCTAGAAATTGCACTCGATTGGGCAATCGATGAAAACCCCGATGCGATTACGATGTTTGGAGTAACAGGGGGGAGGCTTGATCATAGCTGGATGAACGTTCAAATGCTGATCAAGGGTGTGAAAGCAAACGTATCACTTTCCATTGAGGATAAATTAAACCGATTAGAAATGAAAGAGCCTGGTACATACTCTGCTCAAAAGGATGCTCGTTTTCCATATATGTCCTTTCTTTCTTTTACTCCTGAAGTAACTGGTTTAACGCTTATTGGCTACCGTTATCCATTGATCGAAAGGCATATATCATGGGGATCCAGTCTCTGCATTAGCAATGAACTGGTAGAGGAAATTGGGTCTTATTCGTTTAGTAGTGGCATACTATTGGTGGTAAGAAGTTCGGACGCCGAGCAGGTTTAG
- the thiT gene encoding energy-coupled thiamine transporter ThiT → MKKDNRLLLLVEIALMAAVGVILDLLSIRLWPNGGSVSLAMVPIFLIAYRRGLGAGLTTGLLVGILQPLIVPPFYVHPIQFLLDYPIAFMIVGMAGIFSVTVDAPKRKRMTMIVLGCLTGSLLRLVSHFISGVIWFGDMAPEGTPVALYSFLYNASYLLPTAAVSIIVLALLSNQAPKLVHKQ, encoded by the coding sequence ATGAAGAAAGATAATCGGCTTCTTTTGCTTGTAGAGATCGCTTTAATGGCTGCTGTTGGCGTGATACTAGATTTATTGTCAATCAGGTTATGGCCAAACGGTGGTTCCGTGTCGCTAGCCATGGTGCCCATTTTTTTAATCGCTTACCGAAGAGGGCTAGGTGCAGGTTTAACAACTGGATTATTAGTTGGGATTTTGCAACCTCTCATCGTCCCGCCTTTTTATGTTCATCCCATTCAATTTTTACTAGATTATCCCATCGCCTTTATGATTGTGGGTATGGCTGGGATTTTCAGTGTGACAGTGGACGCACCAAAACGAAAGCGCATGACGATGATCGTTCTTGGGTGCTTAACTGGATCACTTCTTCGGTTGGTCAGTCATTTTATTTCTGGGGTGATTTGGTTCGGTGATATGGCACCAGAAGGAACACCTGTGGCATTATATTCATTCCTTTATAACGCGTCTTATTTACTGCCAACTGCTGCTGTCTCGATCATCGTTCTTGCCTTGCTCTCAAATCAAGCACCTAAGTTGGTGCATAAACAATGA
- the rpmB gene encoding 50S ribosomal protein L28: MAKCAITGRKTSFGNKRSHALNTTKRKFGANLQKVRIMVDGKPKKVYVSARALKSGKIERA, translated from the coding sequence ATGGCTAAATGTGCAATCACTGGACGCAAGACTTCGTTTGGTAACAAGCGTTCTCACGCGTTGAATACAACAAAACGTAAATTTGGTGCTAACCTTCAAAAGGTACGCATCATGGTAGATGGTAAACCTAAGAAAGTTTATGTATCTGCTCGTGCTCTTAAATCAGGCAAAATCGAACGCGCATAG
- a CDS encoding DAK2 domain-containing protein, giving the protein MTIQKIDGKRFAHMVLEGANNLSKNAKMVDALNVFPVPDGDTGTNMNLTITSGAAEVRSSSSDKVGDVASLFARGLLMGARGNSGVILSQLFRGFSKSIEGKSEITSVELAAALENGVDSAYKAVMKPVEGTILTVAKDAARKAVKSAKKISDVVELMQVVVKEGKESLNRTPDLLPVLKEVGVVDSGGQGLLLIYEGFLAVLEGKETPDSSVDEEKMDELVRAEHHKSAQGHMKTEDIEFGYCTEFMVQFEEEKLAKSPYDEEAFRNELDKHGDSLLVVSDDDLVKVHMHTEYPGNIMTYAQNYGSLIKIKIENMREQHSTIVKEERPKREKKEKPAERKEYGIITVSMGEGIATLFESLGAHYVIPGGQTMNPSTEDIIKAIEEVYANNIIILPNNSNIVMTAQQAASVVDENVIVIPSKTVPQGISSLLGFNPSASPQANEEAMKDSLSAVKSGQVTFAVRDTKIDGIDIAKDDFMGIADGKIVVSEQERLEVAKALLSSMITEDDEIVTIIYGEDAEQEEAETLVAYIEEQFEEVEVELHEGKQPIYAYIMAVE; this is encoded by the coding sequence GTGACGATTCAAAAGATTGATGGGAAGCGTTTTGCGCACATGGTTCTTGAAGGAGCAAATAATCTTTCAAAGAATGCCAAAATGGTAGATGCGCTAAATGTTTTCCCTGTACCAGATGGAGATACTGGTACAAACATGAATTTAACAATTACATCTGGAGCAGCTGAAGTAAGATCAAGCAGCTCTGATAAAGTAGGAGACGTGGCATCTCTTTTTGCAAGAGGCTTATTGATGGGCGCACGCGGGAATTCTGGCGTTATTCTATCTCAGCTATTTCGAGGGTTTTCAAAGTCAATTGAAGGAAAGTCTGAGATTACAAGCGTCGAGTTAGCTGCCGCACTTGAGAATGGCGTGGATTCTGCCTATAAAGCTGTTATGAAGCCGGTGGAAGGCACCATTCTTACCGTAGCAAAGGATGCTGCTCGTAAAGCAGTGAAGTCTGCCAAGAAAATATCAGACGTTGTTGAGCTGATGCAGGTGGTTGTAAAAGAAGGAAAAGAGTCTTTAAACCGTACGCCTGATCTCCTTCCTGTCCTAAAAGAAGTTGGCGTAGTTGATTCTGGCGGTCAGGGTCTATTGTTAATCTATGAAGGATTCCTTGCTGTTCTGGAAGGGAAAGAAACACCTGATTCTTCCGTTGATGAAGAGAAGATGGATGAGCTTGTGCGAGCTGAGCACCACAAAAGTGCACAGGGGCATATGAAAACAGAAGACATTGAATTTGGCTACTGTACAGAGTTCATGGTTCAATTTGAAGAAGAAAAGCTTGCCAAATCACCTTATGACGAGGAAGCATTTCGAAATGAACTTGATAAGCATGGTGACTCCTTGCTAGTTGTCTCTGACGATGATCTCGTTAAAGTACATATGCATACTGAATATCCCGGAAATATTATGACGTATGCACAAAATTACGGGAGCTTAATTAAGATTAAGATTGAGAACATGCGCGAGCAGCACTCAACAATCGTGAAAGAAGAGCGTCCGAAGCGGGAGAAGAAAGAGAAACCTGCTGAACGTAAAGAGTATGGGATTATTACGGTGTCAATGGGCGAAGGAATCGCAACGTTGTTTGAGAGCCTTGGCGCTCATTACGTCATCCCAGGTGGACAGACGATGAATCCAAGCACAGAAGATATCATCAAAGCAATTGAAGAAGTGTACGCTAATAATATCATTATTCTGCCAAACAACAGCAATATTGTGATGACTGCACAGCAGGCTGCTTCCGTTGTTGATGAGAACGTCATTGTTATTCCATCTAAGACAGTCCCACAGGGTATTTCGAGTCTCCTAGGCTTTAACCCTTCTGCTAGTCCTCAAGCAAATGAAGAAGCGATGAAAGATAGTCTTTCAGCTGTTAAATCAGGTCAAGTAACGTTTGCTGTACGTGATACGAAGATTGACGGAATTGATATCGCAAAAGACGACTTTATGGGAATCGCGGATGGTAAAATTGTTGTTTCTGAACAAGAACGTCTTGAAGTAGCTAAGGCGCTTTTATCATCTATGATTACAGAAGACGATGAAATTGTTACGATAATTTACGGGGAAGACGCTGAGCAGGAAGAAGCAGAAACCCTTGTAGCTTATATCGAAGAGCAGTTTGAAGAAGTTGAAGTTGAGCTTCACGAAGGTAAACAACCGATCTATGCCTATATTATGGCCGTGGAGTAG
- a CDS encoding Stp1/IreP family PP2C-type Ser/Thr phosphatase yields the protein MQAIALTDQGQVRAYNEDSTTFLRNHLDEYLVIVADGMGGHQAGDVASALAVESLEISWKDEKAGFRPGRAEAWLLHTIRKANETILAFSKEKPEYAGMGTTLVAAICTNEFITIGHVGDSRAYLFGDRVLNQKTSDHSLVNELVKSGQLSAEEAEDHPRKNVLLRALGTDDDVKVDVHTFEWDEHEAALFCSDGLTNKVSDNDLEKVMNSEGSLKEKATELIRLANEAGGEDNITVAIIENSSASGSEPSC from the coding sequence ATGCAAGCAATCGCATTGACAGATCAAGGCCAAGTAAGGGCATACAATGAAGATAGCACAACATTTCTCCGCAATCACCTAGACGAATATTTAGTCATTGTAGCAGATGGAATGGGTGGTCATCAGGCAGGTGACGTGGCAAGCGCACTCGCAGTTGAATCATTGGAGATAAGTTGGAAAGATGAAAAAGCAGGATTTCGCCCGGGAAGAGCGGAAGCATGGCTTTTACATACGATTCGGAAAGCGAATGAAACGATCCTTGCCTTCTCAAAAGAAAAACCTGAATATGCTGGGATGGGTACAACGCTTGTCGCCGCAATTTGTACAAATGAATTTATTACGATTGGCCACGTTGGAGACAGCCGGGCTTATTTATTTGGAGATCGTGTACTTAATCAAAAAACAAGTGACCATTCTCTTGTAAATGAACTCGTGAAGAGCGGTCAGCTTTCAGCAGAAGAAGCGGAAGATCATCCACGGAAAAACGTTCTCTTGCGTGCACTTGGAACGGATGATGATGTGAAAGTAGACGTTCACACCTTCGAGTGGGATGAACATGAAGCAGCGCTTTTTTGCTCTGATGGGTTAACGAATAAAGTATCAGACAATGACTTGGAAAAAGTGATGAACTCTGAAGGTTCTCTTAAAGAAAAGGCAACAGAGCTTATTCGATTAGCGAACGAAGCAGGTGGAGAGGATAACATTACAGTTGCAATAATTGAGAACTCTTCAGCTTCTGGAAGTGAACCCTCATGCTAG
- the spoVM gene encoding stage V sporulation protein SpoVM, whose translation MKFYTIKLPKFLGGFVRAVLGSFKKNE comes from the coding sequence ATGAAGTTTTATACGATTAAATTACCAAAATTTCTCGGTGGTTTTGTGAGAGCTGTGCTCGGGTCTTTTAAAAAAAATGAGTAG
- the rpe gene encoding ribulose-phosphate 3-epimerase, whose product MIKIAPSILASDFARLGEEVKDVEAAGADYIHVDVMDGHFVPNITIGAPIVRALRPVTSLPLDVHLMIENPDQYIEEFAQAGADILTVHAEACPHLHRTIQLIKSKGVKAGVVINPATPVDAIKHVIEDVDLVLLMTVNPGFGGQAFIDRVLSKITETKKLADSLGVSPEIEVDGGVNAETARACIEAGATVLVAGSAIYSQSDRKAAIDQIRQS is encoded by the coding sequence ATGATAAAAATTGCCCCTTCTATTCTAGCTTCAGATTTTGCCAGATTAGGTGAGGAAGTAAAAGACGTCGAAGCAGCAGGAGCTGACTACATTCACGTTGATGTGATGGATGGACACTTTGTTCCTAATATTACAATTGGTGCACCAATTGTACGCGCGCTACGTCCAGTAACTTCACTACCGTTAGATGTTCATCTTATGATTGAAAATCCCGATCAGTACATTGAAGAATTTGCGCAGGCTGGGGCAGATATTCTTACGGTTCACGCTGAAGCTTGTCCGCATCTTCATCGCACGATTCAACTAATTAAAAGCAAAGGTGTTAAAGCAGGTGTTGTCATTAACCCAGCCACACCTGTTGATGCAATTAAACACGTTATTGAGGATGTCGATTTAGTCTTACTAATGACGGTAAATCCTGGCTTCGGAGGACAGGCGTTTATTGACCGCGTCCTTTCTAAGATTACAGAGACGAAAAAGCTTGCCGATTCATTAGGCGTCTCCCCTGAAATTGAAGTGGATGGTGGAGTGAACGCAGAGACGGCTCGTGCATGTATTGAAGCAGGAGCTACTGTGCTCGTTGCGGGGTCAGCAATTTATAGTCAATCTGATCGGAAAGCGGCCATTGATCAAATACGTCAATCATAA
- the sdaAB gene encoding L-serine ammonia-lyase, iron-sulfur-dependent subunit beta, whose protein sequence is MKFRSVFDIIGPVMIGPSSSHTAGAARIGRVARHLFGREPKSITVSLYGSFARTYKGHGTDVALIGGVLDFDTYDERIVNALTIAKEKKIKVRFTEEDAITDHPNTARIHLSDEKGELELVGISIGGGKIEVIELNGFALGLSGNSPAILVVHNDRFGAIAGVSNTLAKHEINIGHMNVSRKEKGKEALMTIEVDQNIPQIVLDEVESLPNIIQVAKISD, encoded by the coding sequence GTGAAGTTTCGCAGTGTATTCGATATTATTGGACCTGTAATGATTGGTCCATCAAGCTCCCATACAGCTGGAGCAGCTAGAATAGGTCGTGTGGCAAGACATTTGTTTGGTCGTGAGCCTAAGTCGATCACCGTTTCACTATACGGATCGTTTGCAAGAACCTACAAAGGACATGGTACTGACGTGGCGCTAATCGGTGGCGTTCTCGATTTTGATACATACGACGAGAGAATCGTGAATGCGCTTACAATAGCGAAGGAAAAGAAAATCAAAGTTCGCTTTACGGAAGAAGATGCGATCACAGATCATCCAAATACTGCGCGCATCCATCTATCTGACGAAAAGGGAGAACTTGAGCTTGTTGGGATTTCCATCGGCGGCGGTAAAATCGAGGTTATTGAACTTAATGGATTTGCACTAGGGCTTTCAGGGAATAGTCCAGCGATTCTCGTTGTGCACAATGATCGATTTGGCGCGATTGCAGGCGTATCAAACACATTAGCCAAACATGAGATTAACATTGGTCACATGAATGTATCGCGAAAAGAGAAGGGCAAAGAAGCGCTAATGACGATTGAAGTTGATCAAAACATTCCGCAAATTGTATTAGATGAAGTGGAATCGTTGCCTAACATTATACAAGTTGCAAAAATTAGCGATTGA
- the pknB gene encoding Stk1 family PASTA domain-containing Ser/Thr kinase codes for MLGKHINGRYKLLEVIGDGGMAIVYRALDLILDRTVAVKLLRPEFSQDDDFIKRFRREAESATSLAHPNVVSIYDVGEEEDFYYIVMEYVAGTTLKQKIRDHGALPIEEALDIMKQMTSAIEHAHENHIIHRDIKPHNILIDEYGDAKVTDFGIAMAMTSATITHTNSVLGSVHYFSPEQARGALANERSDIYSLGVVLYEMVTGVLPFSGDSPVSVALKHLQDRFPKPSLINTSLPRNVEHIIMKAMAKEPVQRYQSAQEMYEALDMALDPTKVYEKPPEQDDEEATKVLTPIIPDSRGVGQNTMPQQPVQNDESSEPPPKKKKKAGKIAILVMLILLLLGGAGALAFTFMPDLFYVSDVEVPDVTGMEYEEARSALIEQKLDVKKEEQFSEEVEEDEVISQDPTSGTMVKEDSTVTLYVSIGAEKTELGDYIGKQKDEVEALLKEQGFKNIKFEDENRDDAPEGEIFDQSPEAGKMVLPTEDAIVIWYSLGSESFPLEDLKDKTKAEVEEYAENEELKLGYEEPEFSDSVEEGSVVSHSPSTAAQVKKGDEITITLSKGPEPEPEPEPEPEPEPEPEPEPEPSPEEEAIVVPNSFKIDVKKGEEHLIEILYTDSTTEGEEISETITETKEINFDLTIYPGEEASYKTYVDGNEKKENSKTITYEEAKQKYGKNE; via the coding sequence ATGCTAGGTAAGCATATTAATGGACGTTACAAACTGCTTGAAGTCATTGGAGACGGCGGGATGGCTATCGTCTATCGAGCTTTAGATTTAATCCTGGATCGGACGGTTGCTGTAAAGCTGCTTCGTCCAGAATTCTCCCAAGATGATGATTTTATCAAGCGATTTCGTCGGGAAGCTGAATCTGCGACCAGCCTGGCGCATCCGAACGTAGTGTCAATTTATGACGTTGGGGAAGAAGAAGATTTTTACTATATCGTTATGGAATACGTAGCAGGAACCACGCTCAAGCAAAAGATTCGTGATCATGGCGCTCTGCCTATTGAAGAAGCGCTAGATATTATGAAACAAATGACGTCTGCTATTGAGCATGCTCATGAGAATCACATCATTCATCGGGACATTAAGCCCCATAATATTCTTATTGATGAGTATGGAGATGCAAAAGTAACGGATTTTGGAATCGCGATGGCCATGACCTCCGCAACGATTACGCATACCAATTCGGTACTAGGCTCTGTTCATTATTTCTCCCCTGAACAGGCCCGTGGTGCATTGGCGAATGAACGGTCAGATATTTATTCTCTTGGAGTCGTGCTATACGAAATGGTCACAGGAGTGCTTCCGTTTTCAGGGGATTCTCCGGTCTCTGTCGCGTTAAAGCACCTACAAGATCGTTTTCCTAAGCCTAGTTTAATCAATACCTCTCTACCAAGAAATGTCGAACATATTATTATGAAGGCGATGGCCAAGGAACCTGTCCAACGTTATCAAAGTGCGCAAGAAATGTATGAAGCACTCGATATGGCTCTCGACCCAACAAAAGTTTATGAAAAACCACCTGAGCAGGATGATGAAGAAGCGACAAAAGTCTTAACGCCTATCATACCTGATAGTAGAGGTGTAGGACAGAATACGATGCCGCAACAACCAGTTCAAAATGATGAATCTAGTGAACCTCCTCCCAAAAAGAAAAAGAAAGCTGGTAAGATCGCAATACTTGTGATGCTGATACTCTTACTTCTCGGTGGAGCAGGTGCACTTGCATTTACATTTATGCCTGATCTCTTCTATGTAAGTGACGTGGAAGTTCCGGATGTAACAGGAATGGAATACGAGGAAGCAAGATCCGCATTAATTGAACAAAAACTTGATGTAAAGAAAGAAGAGCAGTTTAGTGAAGAAGTAGAGGAAGATGAGGTCATCAGTCAAGATCCTACTTCTGGGACGATGGTGAAAGAAGATAGTACCGTCACACTTTATGTTAGTATAGGGGCTGAAAAAACAGAGCTCGGTGATTATATAGGGAAACAGAAAGATGAAGTGGAAGCTTTATTAAAAGAACAGGGATTCAAAAACATCAAATTCGAAGACGAAAACCGTGACGATGCTCCTGAAGGTGAAATCTTTGATCAAAGTCCTGAAGCTGGGAAAATGGTCCTACCAACAGAAGACGCGATCGTGATTTGGTATAGCTTAGGTTCAGAATCATTTCCTCTTGAAGATTTAAAAGATAAAACGAAAGCCGAAGTGGAAGAATATGCGGAGAATGAAGAGTTAAAGCTCGGATATGAGGAGCCAGAATTTAGCGACTCTGTCGAAGAAGGATCTGTTGTTTCGCATTCTCCAAGTACAGCTGCTCAAGTGAAAAAGGGTGATGAGATTACAATAACCCTGTCGAAAGGTCCTGAACCCGAGCCAGAGCCGGAACCTGAGCCTGAGCCTGAACCTGAACCTGAACCTGAACCTGAACCTTCACCTGAAGAGGAAGCGATTGTTGTTCCTAACTCCTTTAAGATCGATGTGAAAAAGGGTGAAGAACATTTAATTGAAATCCTTTATACCGATTCGACAACAGAAGGCGAAGAAATCTCGGAAACCATTACTGAAACAAAGGAAATTAATTTTGATTTAACGATCTATCCTGGTGAGGAAGCGTCGTACAAAACGTATGTAGATGGAAATGAGAAGAAAGAAAACTCAAAAACCATCACGTACGAAGAAGCAAAACAAAAATACGGTAAAAATGAGTAA
- the rsmB gene encoding 16S rRNA (cytosine(967)-C(5))-methyltransferase RsmB, giving the protein MTNVREAALDVIEKINKNQAYSNLLLNETIKKHQLSRKDTGLLTEIVYGTIQRKNTLDFYLDDFLTNRKRIQTWVISLLQLSLYQMVYLDRVPDRAIIHEAVEIAKKRGHKGISGMVNGVLRNTQRKGLKNPEAIEDVAERISIAKSHPLWLVQRWIDQLGVEATEAMCEENLLSPYVTARVNVTRTSVNQVIDDLAKVGVEAVPGSLSEDAIKVIQGKVLDTDVYKRGDLTIQDESSMLVARALGVEPGQKVLDACAAPGGKSTHIAERLNGSGHVNSLDLHAHKVKLIKKQAQRLNLRAIEAETLDSRNVGERFKAKSFDRILVDAPCTGFGVLRRKPDIKWSKKEEDIERITVVQKGILEAQASLLKPGGKLVYSTCTIEGAENQEVVKQFLEEHPEFTLDKTLANRLPKEVAEYCEEGQLQLLPHYFGTDGFYIACLVKK; this is encoded by the coding sequence ATGACAAACGTAAGAGAAGCAGCACTTGATGTAATTGAAAAAATCAATAAAAACCAGGCATATAGCAACCTGTTGTTAAATGAAACAATTAAAAAGCACCAGTTAAGTCGCAAAGATACGGGCTTATTAACCGAAATCGTATACGGAACGATTCAGCGAAAGAATACTCTTGACTTCTACCTTGATGATTTTCTTACAAATCGGAAAAGAATTCAGACATGGGTCATTTCTCTTCTACAACTTTCCCTTTATCAAATGGTTTATCTTGACCGTGTACCAGATCGTGCCATTATTCATGAAGCAGTTGAAATAGCTAAAAAACGAGGACATAAAGGCATCAGTGGTATGGTGAACGGAGTGCTTCGGAATACCCAACGGAAAGGGCTTAAGAACCCTGAGGCGATAGAGGATGTTGCAGAACGCATTTCGATCGCAAAAAGTCACCCACTCTGGCTCGTGCAACGTTGGATCGACCAACTTGGTGTTGAAGCAACGGAAGCAATGTGTGAAGAGAACCTACTTTCCCCTTATGTAACGGCTCGTGTGAATGTGACACGAACATCTGTTAATCAAGTGATTGACGATCTTGCAAAGGTAGGCGTAGAAGCAGTTCCAGGAAGTTTATCAGAAGATGCCATTAAAGTCATTCAAGGGAAGGTCCTTGATACAGACGTTTATAAGCGCGGTGACTTAACGATTCAAGACGAAAGTTCGATGCTTGTAGCACGAGCACTTGGCGTTGAACCTGGTCAGAAAGTTCTTGATGCATGCGCAGCACCAGGTGGGAAATCAACCCACATCGCAGAGCGACTTAATGGATCTGGGCACGTAAATTCTCTTGATCTTCATGCACATAAAGTGAAATTAATCAAGAAGCAGGCACAGCGTTTGAACTTACGTGCGATTGAAGCAGAGACGCTAGATAGCCGAAATGTAGGTGAACGCTTTAAAGCCAAATCATTTGATCGCATTCTCGTTGACGCTCCATGTACTGGTTTTGGTGTGTTAAGAAGAAAGCCTGATATTAAATGGTCGAAAAAAGAGGAAGATATTGAGCGCATTACGGTTGTGCAAAAAGGAATTCTCGAAGCTCAGGCGTCTCTTTTAAAACCAGGTGGAAAATTGGTTTACAGTACGTGTACAATAGAAGGAGCAGAAAACCAGGAAGTGGTAAAACAATTCTTGGAAGAACATCCTGAATTTACCTTAGACAAAACACTCGCTAACCGTTTGCCTAAGGAAGTGGCGGAGTATTGTGAAGAAGGACAACTTCAGCTTCTCCCACATTATTTTGGCACGGATGGATTTTATATCGCATGTTTAGTTAAAAAATAA
- the rsgA gene encoding ribosome small subunit-dependent GTPase A: protein MADGRIIKALSGFYYVQDEVNKEIYQCRGRGNFRKRKITPLVGDFVVYEAENKTDGYVLEIKERENELVRPPIANVDQAFLVFSATQPTFNTQLLDKFLVHIEASDIRPIICISKIDLVSNAEENEIMAYADDYREVGYDVVVSSAQSLSGVAEIEPYFQEKVTVFAGQSGVGKSSLLNAINPDLELDTSDISTHLGRGKHTTRHVELIPFGSGLVADTPGFSSLDFRGIEADDLWLYFPEIQEKSSECKFRACTHQSEPGCAVKVAVEKEEIKAYRYDHYSSFFQEIKDQKRRY, encoded by the coding sequence ATGGCAGATGGAAGAATAATTAAAGCATTAAGCGGCTTTTATTACGTGCAGGATGAAGTTAATAAAGAAATTTACCAATGTCGAGGAAGAGGGAACTTCAGAAAGCGGAAGATCACGCCTCTTGTTGGTGACTTTGTTGTATATGAAGCAGAAAATAAAACAGATGGGTACGTTCTTGAAATTAAAGAAAGAGAAAATGAATTGGTACGTCCGCCAATAGCCAATGTTGATCAGGCATTTCTTGTATTTTCAGCTACTCAACCAACATTTAATACACAGCTCCTTGACAAATTTCTTGTTCATATTGAAGCGAGTGATATTCGACCGATCATCTGCATTTCGAAGATCGATCTTGTTTCAAATGCTGAAGAAAATGAAATTATGGCTTATGCAGATGATTACCGGGAAGTAGGGTACGATGTGGTTGTTTCATCTGCCCAGAGTCTTTCAGGCGTAGCAGAAATCGAACCTTATTTTCAAGAAAAAGTGACAGTATTTGCGGGACAATCTGGAGTTGGGAAGTCCTCACTCTTAAATGCGATTAACCCTGACCTTGAGCTTGATACAAGTGATATCTCTACGCATCTTGGTCGTGGAAAGCATACGACGAGACATGTTGAACTTATTCCTTTTGGATCAGGACTTGTCGCTGACACGCCTGGTTTTAGTTCACTCGACTTTAGAGGAATTGAAGCAGACGACCTATGGCTTTATTTTCCGGAGATACAAGAAAAAAGTAGTGAATGTAAGTTTCGAGCATGTACACACCAATCAGAACCAGGCTGCGCGGTTAAAGTAGCAGTAGAAAAAGAAGAAATTAAAGCGTATCGTTACGATCATTATTCTTCTTTTTTCCAGGAAATAAAGGATCAAAAACGGAGGTACTAA
- a CDS encoding Asp23/Gls24 family envelope stress response protein, which produces MAIEMKTQYGQIDISTEVVAAIAGGAAIDCYGIVGMASQKQLKDGITELLGKDNFSRGIVVRKDEDDLNIDMYIIVSYGTKISEVAHNVQTKVKYQLDQMLGLSVDSVNIYVQGVRVTNP; this is translated from the coding sequence ATGGCAATTGAAATGAAAACCCAGTACGGACAAATCGATATTTCGACGGAAGTAGTCGCTGCGATTGCAGGTGGCGCAGCAATTGATTGTTATGGTATCGTTGGAATGGCTTCACAAAAGCAATTAAAAGACGGCATCACTGAACTATTGGGGAAAGATAACTTTAGCAGAGGGATTGTCGTACGTAAAGATGAAGATGACCTTAACATTGACATGTACATTATCGTAAGCTACGGCACTAAAATTTCAGAAGTAGCTCATAACGTGCAAACAAAAGTAAAATATCAGCTTGATCAAATGCTCGGGCTATCAGTTGATTCAGTAAACATTTACGTCCAAGGGGTTAGAGTGACGAACCCATAA